The following are encoded together in the Deltaproteobacteria bacterium genome:
- the mlaD gene encoding outer membrane lipid asymmetry maintenance protein MlaD codes for MKRFDLELSVGLFVIFGIICLGYLSVKLARMEIMGSKGYNLYAVFSNSGGLKAGSPVVIAGVEVGRVKSIALENYQARVILNISEGVEIQEDAIASIKTKGLIGEKYVEITPGGSAKIIPPGGRIRETQPSVDLEELISNFVFGKI; via the coding sequence ATGAAGAGATTCGATCTTGAACTGTCAGTCGGGTTGTTTGTGATCTTCGGGATTATCTGTCTGGGTTACCTCTCGGTCAAACTCGCGAGAATGGAAATCATGGGAAGCAAGGGGTACAACCTCTATGCTGTATTCTCCAACAGCGGAGGGCTGAAAGCCGGTTCTCCCGTCGTGATCGCGGGCGTGGAGGTGGGACGGGTCAAGAGTATCGCTCTGGAGAATTACCAGGCCCGGGTCATTCTGAATATTTCCGAGGGAGTCGAGATCCAGGAAGACGCTATCGCCTCCATAAAAACAAAGGGACTGATCGGTGAGAAGTATGTCGAAATCACCCCCGGTGGATCGGCGAAAATCATACCCCCAGGCGGAAGAATCAGGGAGACTCAGCCCTCGGTCGATCTTGAGGAACTCATATCCAACTTCGTTTTCGGAAAGATATAG
- a CDS encoding ABC transporter ATP-binding protein, which yields MIRVEDLHKSFNGPEVLRGVSLQVERGEVLALIGMSGYGKSVLLKHIAGLMKPDRGRVLVAGLDMARTTGKELERLRSRFGFLFQGGALFDSLTVFENVAFPLRERGASSSEEIRRTVLSKIEEVGLAGSEHKYPAELSGGMVKRAALARALVKDPEIMLFDEPTTGLDPIIACAILTLIRKCHRNLGFTGIIVTHQIPRIFDIVQKVALLHEGTILAVGTPEEIVSSENPIVKEFIHGSVKEPIG from the coding sequence ATGATCAGAGTCGAGGATCTCCACAAGTCTTTCAACGGGCCGGAAGTGCTGAGGGGCGTCTCTCTCCAGGTCGAAAGGGGAGAGGTTCTCGCCCTCATCGGGATGAGCGGCTACGGAAAGAGCGTACTCCTAAAGCACATCGCCGGGCTGATGAAACCCGACAGGGGGCGCGTCCTCGTTGCCGGGCTGGACATGGCCCGCACGACAGGAAAGGAACTGGAGCGGCTGCGGAGCCGATTCGGATTCCTTTTCCAGGGGGGGGCTCTCTTCGATTCCCTGACGGTCTTTGAGAATGTCGCGTTCCCCCTCAGAGAGAGGGGTGCCTCGAGCAGCGAGGAGATCCGCAGGACCGTACTCTCAAAGATCGAGGAAGTCGGCCTTGCCGGATCAGAGCACAAGTATCCTGCAGAGCTCAGCGGAGGAATGGTCAAACGGGCAGCCCTGGCAAGGGCCCTCGTAAAAGACCCTGAGATCATGCTCTTTGACGAGCCCACAACCGGCCTGGATCCGATCATCGCTTGCGCGATTCTAACCCTTATCCGGAAGTGTCACAGGAACCTTGGGTTCACCGGGATAATCGTAACCCACCAGATACCGAGGATATTCGACATAGTGCAAAAGGTGGCCTTGCTGCACGAGGGAACCATACTGGCCGTGGGAACACCTGAAGAGATAGTTTCATCAGAGAACCCAATCGTCAAAGAGTTCATCCATGGAAGTGTGAAGGAACCGATCGGGTAG
- a CDS encoding ABC transporter permease, protein MESPILVFFRSSLRRVGAVSLFALRRTGRFGIFLSRVIFYTLTPPLKFSRALTQIRFIGFQSILVILLTGAFSGMVLGLQGFYTLRRFGSVALLGPMVALSLIKELGPVLSGLMVTGRAGSAVTAEIGIMRISEQIDAIELMGLNPFRYLVVPNFLAAVVALPLLTAICDAVGIFGGYLVGVKLLGVSSGTYFGEITTYVDMRDVLEGIYKSLSFGGLMAWVCCYKGYYTGFGAKGVSRATTQAVVLSSVLILVWDYFMTSVLFR, encoded by the coding sequence ATGGAGAGTCCTATTCTGGTTTTCTTCCGCTCCTCCCTTAGGAGGGTGGGGGCTGTATCCCTCTTCGCCCTCCGGAGAACAGGACGGTTTGGAATCTTTCTCTCCAGGGTGATTTTCTACACCCTGACCCCTCCCCTTAAGTTTTCCCGGGCTCTCACCCAGATCCGCTTTATCGGGTTTCAGTCCATACTGGTGATCCTGCTCACCGGCGCTTTTTCGGGTATGGTTCTGGGACTCCAGGGGTTCTACACCCTGAGAAGGTTCGGATCTGTCGCTCTTTTGGGGCCCATGGTAGCTCTGTCTCTGATCAAGGAGCTGGGACCGGTCCTGTCGGGCCTGATGGTCACAGGAAGGGCAGGATCCGCCGTGACCGCCGAGATCGGGATCATGAGGATCAGTGAACAGATCGACGCCATCGAGCTGATGGGGCTGAATCCTTTCCGGTATCTCGTGGTGCCCAACTTCCTGGCGGCAGTCGTCGCTCTTCCCCTCTTGACGGCGATCTGCGACGCGGTCGGCATCTTCGGGGGCTATCTGGTGGGGGTGAAACTTCTGGGAGTGAGCAGCGGGACCTACTTTGGAGAGATAACCACCTATGTCGACATGAGAGATGTCCTGGAAGGAATTTACAAGTCTCTCAGCTTCGGTGGGCTGATGGCCTGGGTCTGCTGCTATAAGGGGTACTATACCGGATTCGGAGCCAAGGGCGTGAGCCGGGCGACCACTCAGGCGGTGGTCCTCTCATCGGTGCTTATCCTTGTCTGGGATTACTTCATGACTTCGGTCCTTTTCCGATAG
- a CDS encoding methylenetetrahydrofolate reductase yields the protein MRLKSKLDRGQFAILAEMEPPKGVDVSAMVSNAARVKENVDAFVIPDMNDAVVRMSALGGAAILQGKGMETVMQVGCRDRNRLALQADLLAAHACGVGAVMAVKGEDPSFGDHYEARAVYDLELLQLLDVVQKLQQGQDMAGGDLAGSPEFLVGSTVNGGARGDALELELEELGKKIEKGARFFVTPPVFDIPSMDPFLKRVDRKSTHIIPTVLLLKSVGMARYIQRHRQDIRMPEALIERIQKAPDRAGECTRIAAEMVSGLKDKGFSGVLLSAMGWEDRLPEILERAGEWGEGQDG from the coding sequence ATGCGCCTGAAGAGCAAACTCGACAGAGGGCAATTCGCAATCCTGGCTGAAATGGAGCCACCCAAAGGGGTAGATGTCTCGGCGATGGTGAGCAATGCCGCTCGGGTGAAGGAAAATGTGGACGCCTTTGTGATTCCCGATATGAACGATGCCGTTGTCCGCATGAGCGCACTCGGGGGCGCCGCGATTCTCCAGGGAAAGGGGATGGAGACGGTGATGCAGGTGGGCTGCCGGGATCGAAACCGATTGGCCCTCCAGGCCGATCTGCTGGCGGCACATGCCTGCGGTGTCGGTGCCGTGATGGCGGTAAAGGGGGAGGATCCGAGCTTTGGAGACCACTATGAGGCCAGAGCGGTCTACGATCTCGAACTTCTCCAACTCCTGGACGTGGTCCAGAAGCTCCAGCAAGGACAGGACATGGCAGGAGGCGATCTTGCCGGATCGCCTGAATTCCTGGTCGGCTCGACCGTGAACGGGGGGGCCAGGGGAGATGCCTTGGAACTGGAACTCGAGGAACTGGGCAAGAAGATCGAAAAGGGGGCGCGCTTCTTCGTCACCCCACCTGTCTTCGATATCCCGTCCATGGATCCTTTCCTGAAGCGTGTCGACCGCAAGAGCACCCACATAATCCCGACTGTGCTCCTCCTCAAATCGGTTGGAATGGCCCGTTACATCCAGCGGCACCGGCAAGACATCCGCATGCCGGAGGCTCTGATCGAGCGGATACAGAAGGCCCCGGACCGGGCCGGTGAGTGTACCAGGATTGCGGCCGAGATGGTATCCGGACTGAAGGACAAGGGATTTAGCGGGGTCCTTCTGTCCGCCATGGGCTGGGAGGACAGGCTCCCCGAGATCCTGGAGAGAGCGGGCGAGTGGGGAGAGGGTCAAGATGGGTGA
- a CDS encoding response regulator: protein MSEKKRILVVDDEPDFCSIVQANLEKEGFEVEVAYDGVEGLEKVKANPPDAIVLDVMMPEKDGYQVCAELKADERYADIPILMLTAVASRVSSTRYSHREGMSMEAEDYLPKPASAQQILESVKRLLNL from the coding sequence ATGAGCGAAAAGAAGAGGATTCTTGTGGTGGACGATGAACCTGATTTCTGTTCCATCGTCCAGGCCAATCTCGAGAAGGAGGGGTTCGAGGTGGAGGTCGCCTATGATGGGGTGGAAGGCCTGGAGAAGGTTAAGGCGAATCCTCCGGATGCTATCGTCCTCGATGTCATGATGCCCGAGAAGGACGGCTACCAGGTCTGCGCGGAGCTCAAGGCAGACGAGCGCTATGCCGATATCCCCATCCTAATGTTGACCGCCGTAGCGTCCCGGGTATCGTCCACACGGTATTCCCATCGTGAGGGGATGAGTATGGAGGCGGAGGACTATCTTCCCAAGCCGGCCTCCGCTCAGCAGATCCTGGAAAGCGTCAAGCGGCTTCTCAACCTCTGA
- a CDS encoding methylenetetrahydrofolate reductase C-terminal domain-containing protein: MESVQLPEKISTRLSERTNSLKEAILDPETFCVTWEQIPGRGAFEIQQEQVIDNVAKAAESGRIHAVSVTDNPGGNPALSTEMLCAEIKKLGVEPLVHLACRDKNRSEIESMLYGVAAEGVRNILVLSGDYPSAEGFEGRPKPVFDVDPINALRLIETMNRGLEHQVMGKKVTLAPTDLFAGVCVSPFKKLESELMAQYFKLKKKIEAGAKFVITQVGYDARKFHEVLQWLRVNNYDIPVFANVYVLPYGAARLMNANGIPGCVVTDKLVAELAEERKAEDKGKSGRLLRAAKMYAMAKGMGYAGAHIGGHGITYEMVEYIIEKGEELSKDWESLVAEFDYPQQDGFYLFEKNPETGLNTDVLAQRPLRPSKPLIYRFARMAHGLLFNEKSWRFKLLRPMARRVDSWPWAKGTVDYLEHLAKAALFRCMNCGDCALFDVAFVCPMSQCPKNQRNGACGGSYEGWCEVYPNQKKCVWVQAYERLKAYGEETALADYIVPPCNWELWQTSSWLNFYLGRDHTARRLGIKPPSEETPAGERGEVVRKPGEKKARSGS, translated from the coding sequence ATGGAGTCCGTTCAACTCCCGGAGAAGATCAGCACCCGGTTGAGCGAGAGGACCAACTCTCTCAAGGAGGCGATCCTCGACCCCGAGACCTTCTGTGTAACTTGGGAGCAGATCCCCGGTCGGGGGGCTTTTGAAATCCAACAGGAGCAGGTGATCGACAACGTGGCCAAGGCCGCCGAGAGCGGCAGGATTCACGCCGTCAGCGTAACGGACAACCCGGGAGGGAATCCCGCTCTCTCCACAGAGATGTTGTGTGCGGAGATCAAGAAGCTCGGTGTCGAACCCCTGGTTCACCTCGCCTGCAGGGACAAGAACAGGAGTGAGATAGAGAGCATGCTTTACGGGGTCGCCGCAGAGGGTGTGAGAAATATTCTCGTCCTTTCGGGTGACTACCCGTCGGCCGAGGGGTTTGAGGGGAGACCCAAACCCGTGTTCGATGTGGATCCGATCAATGCTCTCCGGTTGATCGAGACGATGAACCGAGGGTTGGAACACCAGGTCATGGGCAAGAAGGTCACCCTGGCTCCCACCGATCTGTTTGCCGGGGTCTGCGTCTCTCCTTTCAAGAAACTCGAGTCGGAGCTCATGGCTCAGTACTTCAAACTCAAGAAGAAGATCGAGGCAGGGGCCAAGTTCGTGATCACCCAGGTCGGCTATGACGCCAGAAAATTCCATGAGGTACTCCAGTGGTTGAGGGTCAACAACTACGACATACCTGTGTTCGCAAACGTATACGTCCTGCCCTATGGAGCGGCCAGGCTGATGAATGCCAACGGGATTCCCGGCTGCGTGGTGACCGATAAGCTGGTGGCAGAACTGGCAGAAGAGAGAAAGGCCGAGGACAAGGGGAAGTCCGGCCGGCTGCTCAGAGCCGCAAAGATGTATGCCATGGCCAAAGGCATGGGTTATGCGGGTGCCCACATCGGAGGACATGGCATTACCTACGAGATGGTGGAATACATCATCGAGAAGGGGGAGGAGCTGTCCAAGGATTGGGAGAGCCTGGTGGCGGAGTTCGATTATCCCCAGCAGGACGGCTTCTACCTCTTTGAAAAGAACCCTGAGACAGGATTGAACACCGATGTCTTGGCCCAAAGGCCCCTGAGGCCCTCAAAGCCGCTCATCTATCGATTCGCCAGGATGGCGCACGGGCTGCTCTTCAACGAGAAGAGCTGGAGATTCAAGTTGCTCCGCCCGATGGCCAGAAGGGTCGACTCCTGGCCATGGGCCAAGGGGACGGTCGATTACCTTGAGCACCTGGCCAAAGCAGCCCTTTTCCGTTGCATGAATTGCGGCGACTGTGCCCTTTTCGATGTGGCTTTTGTCTGTCCCATGTCCCAATGCCCGAAGAACCAGAGGAACGGGGCCTGCGGAGGGAGCTACGAGGGATGGTGTGAGGTATATCCCAACCAGAAGAAGTGTGTCTGGGTCCAGGCATATGAGAGGCTTAAGGCCTACGGCGAGGAGACGGCCCTGGCGGATTACATCGTACCCCCCTGCAACTGGGAGCTGTGGCAGACCTCCTCGTGGCTCAATTTCTATCTGGGCCGGGACCATACAGCCAGGAGGCTCGGCATCAAACCGCCCTCCGAAGAGACGCCCGCCGGGGAACGTGGTGAGGTAGTCCGGAAACCGGGGGAGAAGAAAGCCCGGTCCGGAAGCTAG
- a CDS encoding shikimate dehydrogenase, translating into MKVFCILGDERAFRSKSPVIFSAVLKRVGIKGVYVPFKVDPDQLGQAVRSLRALNISGANVTVPYKEKVIPHLDALSEGATLIGAVNTVVRNGGILKGYNTNAIGFMDALDHAGFDVAGKSALVFGAGGAAKAVVFILNWLRAESILIAARREEKAAEIVNRIGGESKPMAALLDGPVAAHIVVNATPVSSPDESAELAALVAGLDIPGCELVLDLNYGRPRNLWQELALSRNIPFMDGRHALAFQAKRSFALWTGIQVEPEEFLRAMGEA; encoded by the coding sequence ATGAAGGTCTTTTGCATCCTGGGCGATGAGCGGGCTTTTCGATCCAAATCGCCCGTCATCTTTTCGGCCGTGTTGAAACGAGTCGGAATCAAAGGGGTGTACGTGCCATTCAAGGTCGACCCGGATCAGTTAGGCCAGGCCGTGAGGAGCCTGAGAGCCCTCAATATCTCGGGTGCAAATGTCACCGTTCCATACAAGGAGAAGGTCATTCCCCATCTCGATGCGCTTTCGGAAGGAGCGACACTCATCGGAGCGGTCAACACGGTTGTCCGTAACGGCGGAATACTCAAGGGTTACAATACCAATGCCATCGGTTTCATGGATGCCCTCGATCACGCCGGTTTTGATGTGGCCGGCAAGTCTGCCCTGGTTTTTGGGGCCGGGGGTGCAGCCAAGGCGGTGGTTTTCATACTCAACTGGCTTCGGGCTGAATCGATTCTCATAGCGGCCAGGAGAGAGGAGAAAGCCGCAGAGATCGTCAACCGCATCGGGGGCGAGTCAAAGCCGATGGCCGCCCTGCTCGATGGACCCGTAGCCGCCCACATAGTGGTCAACGCCACCCCCGTATCCAGTCCGGACGAGTCGGCCGAATTGGCTGCCCTTGTCGCGGGACTGGACATTCCTGGATGCGAGCTGGTCCTCGATCTCAACTACGGCCGCCCCCGAAATCTCTGGCAGGAGCTGGCCCTTTCCAGGAACATACCCTTCATGGACGGCCGGCACGCCCTCGCCTTTCAGGCAAAGCGGAGCTTCGCCCTCTGGACAGGAATCCAGGTTGAGCCGGAGGAGTTTCTCAGAGCCATGGGCGAGGCATGA
- a CDS encoding response regulator, producing MESNPGAPRVLVVDDEEGIREGSQRILSRMNCQVLTAAQGEEALAVLEKERASIVLLDMKMPGMDGMEVLRRIREMDDTILVIVITGYATVETAIEAMKQGAYDFIPKPFEPDQLRIVVNRALEKFRLTREAEKLEEERRRTLSDLDTEKSRLHTILQSLPDGVVVTNARGQVVLMNPAFRQLLDLSPDRGPGDQIDRYVTDPGLCNLVMEISQGKHVDFDDIPTYELALPNEKYLLARGHPVLGERKECLGAVVNVVDITEMKALDRLKSEFVAKVSHELRSPLSTIHEQLALVLTDVVGQTSKNDQYILSRAKEKTQGLIALIGDLLDLSRIEAGIVAQEPKQVQLEEILEGVIDFLLARAKSRNQSLLLELPDKPLPQITADPLALESIFGNLITNAINYTQEGGAIRVRAELAGINIRVEVIDNGFGIEPRHLDKIFDRFYRVKNEKTRHITGTGLGLPIVKGLVDSLGGFIEVESTPEEGSTFTVVLPVKATQEPG from the coding sequence ATGGAGAGTAACCCCGGCGCCCCGCGAGTCCTGGTTGTGGATGATGAAGAGGGCATCAGAGAGGGCTCTCAGAGAATCCTCAGCCGGATGAACTGCCAGGTTCTCACCGCTGCCCAGGGAGAAGAGGCGCTTGCGGTTCTCGAGAAGGAGAGGGCCTCCATCGTCCTCCTCGACATGAAGATGCCGGGCATGGATGGGATGGAGGTGCTCAGGCGGATCCGGGAGATGGATGACACGATTCTGGTCATCGTGATTACCGGGTATGCCACGGTGGAGACGGCAATCGAGGCGATGAAACAGGGGGCCTACGACTTCATCCCCAAACCCTTCGAGCCCGACCAGTTGCGGATCGTGGTGAACAGGGCGCTGGAAAAGTTCCGTCTCACCAGGGAAGCAGAGAAACTCGAAGAGGAGCGGAGGAGAACCCTCTCTGATCTGGACACGGAGAAGAGCCGCCTCCATACGATTCTCCAATCCCTTCCGGACGGGGTGGTGGTGACAAACGCCAGGGGGCAGGTAGTTCTCATGAACCCGGCCTTCCGACAACTCCTCGACCTCTCCCCTGACCGGGGGCCTGGGGATCAGATAGACAGGTATGTCACCGACCCCGGGCTCTGCAATCTCGTCATGGAGATCTCCCAGGGAAAACATGTGGATTTTGACGATATCCCCACCTACGAGCTCGCCCTGCCCAACGAGAAGTACCTGCTCGCAAGGGGCCATCCTGTTCTGGGTGAAAGGAAGGAATGCCTGGGGGCCGTGGTCAACGTCGTGGACATTACAGAGATGAAGGCCCTGGATCGACTCAAGTCAGAGTTCGTGGCCAAGGTCTCCCACGAGCTCAGATCTCCTCTTTCAACGATCCACGAACAGCTGGCCCTCGTCCTTACGGACGTAGTGGGGCAGACCTCCAAAAACGACCAGTACATTCTGTCCCGGGCCAAAGAAAAGACCCAGGGACTGATTGCCCTCATCGGGGATCTCCTCGATCTGTCCCGAATCGAGGCGGGGATCGTGGCTCAGGAGCCCAAGCAGGTCCAGCTCGAGGAGATCCTCGAAGGGGTCATCGATTTTCTGCTTGCCAGGGCAAAGAGCCGGAATCAATCCCTGCTCCTCGAACTACCGGACAAACCCCTCCCCCAGATCACCGCTGATCCCCTGGCACTGGAAAGCATCTTCGGAAATCTCATAACCAATGCCATCAACTATACCCAGGAGGGGGGAGCAATCAGGGTAAGGGCCGAGCTTGCCGGAATCAACATCCGCGTGGAAGTCATAGATAACGGGTTTGGAATAGAACCGAGGCATCTCGACAAGATCTTCGACCGATTCTACCGGGTGAAAAACGAGAAGACGAGGCACATAACCGGTACGGGACTCGGGCTGCCCATCGTCAAGGGTCTCGTGGATTCCCTGGGCGGGTTCATCGAGGTGGAGAGCACCCCGGAAGAGGGTAGTACCTTCACGGTCGTCCTCCCCGTGAAAGCCACCCAAGAGCCCGGCTGA
- a CDS encoding PAS domain S-box protein has product MQVDRQREYLLRALYAFKHNVVVVSPDCEILATTREAAREGGSRVLGKRCHQVYNGLSCPCENCPAMETMRTGKPVLREGQHCPQEEVISCLYAYPIFSGKTVEAVAVLDFDLPILGKLEESLHRSSAFLRNLILSSVDGVIASDKTGRILIFNDAASEILGYTIEEALHRLNIRDIYPGDGARDVMQKLRSEDYGGRGKLKSYQVDLLRKDGEAIPISLNAAIVCEGDREVATIGFFHDLRETLRMKEALEKTQLQLLQSEKMASLGKLAAGVAHQLNNPLGGITLFAKLALEEYQLEDGARQDLERILKDAQRCRDTVKELLEFARQTRQEMRPHDINRAISRTLFLLENQAIFQNIEIEKQLSPSLPPVQGDIQQLNHMFMNIILNAVEAMEGKGTLTLKTRLSPDGEGVIIEITDTGPGIPEEILPQIFEPFFTTKEEGKGTGLGLSLVYGIVENHGGRITARSRPGEGTTFVIELPLTRPDSGDSGDGE; this is encoded by the coding sequence ATGCAGGTGGATCGACAGAGAGAATACCTCCTCCGGGCTCTCTACGCTTTCAAACATAACGTCGTGGTCGTCTCGCCCGACTGTGAAATCCTTGCAACCACAAGGGAGGCTGCTCGGGAAGGGGGATCCCGGGTTCTCGGCAAACGCTGCCACCAGGTCTACAACGGTCTCTCCTGTCCCTGTGAGAACTGTCCCGCAATGGAGACCATGAGGACCGGTAAGCCCGTCCTAAGAGAAGGCCAGCACTGTCCCCAGGAGGAGGTTATCTCGTGTCTTTACGCCTACCCCATCTTCTCGGGAAAGACGGTCGAGGCTGTCGCGGTCCTGGATTTCGACCTCCCCATCCTGGGTAAGCTCGAGGAGAGCCTCCACCGGTCCAGCGCCTTCTTGCGGAACCTGATCCTGAGCTCCGTTGACGGTGTCATCGCATCAGACAAGACCGGGAGAATCCTCATCTTCAACGACGCCGCCTCAGAGATCCTGGGCTACACCATAGAGGAGGCCCTCCACCGCCTCAACATCCGGGATATCTATCCCGGCGACGGCGCACGAGACGTAATGCAGAAGCTTCGCAGCGAAGATTATGGGGGCAGGGGAAAGCTCAAATCCTATCAGGTCGATCTTCTGAGAAAAGACGGCGAGGCGATCCCAATCAGCCTCAACGCGGCCATCGTGTGCGAAGGGGACCGGGAGGTAGCCACCATCGGGTTCTTTCACGATCTCCGCGAGACCCTGAGAATGAAAGAGGCGCTGGAAAAGACCCAACTCCAGCTGCTCCAGTCCGAGAAGATGGCCTCACTCGGAAAACTCGCCGCCGGTGTAGCTCACCAGCTCAACAACCCCCTGGGAGGGATCACCCTCTTTGCCAAACTCGCCCTCGAGGAGTACCAACTTGAAGACGGGGCCCGGCAGGACCTCGAGCGCATCCTCAAGGACGCCCAGAGGTGCCGCGACACGGTCAAGGAACTCCTCGAGTTCGCCCGGCAGACCCGCCAGGAGATGCGTCCCCACGACATAAACCGCGCCATCTCGAGGACCCTCTTTCTCCTGGAGAACCAGGCCATCTTTCAGAACATAGAGATAGAGAAGCAACTGAGTCCCTCCCTCCCCCCTGTCCAGGGGGACATCCAACAGCTCAACCACATGTTCATGAACATCATTCTCAATGCCGTCGAGGCGATGGAGGGAAAGGGGACCCTTACACTGAAAACCCGTCTCTCCCCTGACGGCGAAGGGGTGATCATCGAGATCACGGACACGGGGCCGGGCATACCCGAGGAGATCCTGCCGCAGATTTTCGAGCCCTTTTTTACCACCAAAGAAGAGGGAAAGGGCACGGGCCTGGGGCTCAGCCTGGTGTACGGCATCGTGGAGAACCACGGCGGCCGCATCACGGCAAGGAGTCGACCGGGCGAAGGTACCACCTTCGTAATCGAACTCCCCCTTACCCGGCCCGATAGCGGAGACAGTGGAGATGGAGAGTAA
- a CDS encoding methylenetetrahydrofolate reductase, with the protein MKSESHLEKVLEAGHFAFTGELGPPRGANVEAVRKKAGHLKGMVDAVNITDNQTAVVRLSSWATSLIVLEEGLEPNFQMTCRDRNRLAMQADILGAYALGIRNMLCLTGDHQQFGDHPKSKGVFDIDSIQLISMVKTMRDEGKFLNGVEIDVPPKVFIGAAANPFGEPFEWRVHRLAKKIAAGADFIQTQCIYNMDKFREWIRQANDMGLTEKVYILAGVTPLKSVGMAKYMKTSVPGLDVPDEYIKRLQGVEKKKAAEEGIKIACEQIEQFKDMKGVAGVHLMAIEWEHRVPEIAERAKVLPRPQV; encoded by the coding sequence ATGAAATCAGAGAGTCATCTCGAAAAGGTATTGGAAGCCGGGCATTTTGCCTTTACGGGTGAACTCGGACCGCCCCGTGGAGCCAATGTTGAAGCCGTGAGAAAGAAGGCAGGCCATTTGAAGGGAATGGTCGATGCCGTGAACATAACCGACAACCAGACCGCCGTGGTCCGGTTGTCGAGCTGGGCGACATCGCTGATCGTGCTCGAGGAGGGCCTCGAACCGAATTTCCAGATGACCTGCCGGGACAGGAACCGCCTGGCCATGCAGGCCGACATTCTCGGGGCCTACGCCCTTGGCATCAGGAACATGCTCTGTCTCACCGGCGACCACCAGCAGTTCGGAGACCATCCGAAGTCGAAGGGCGTATTCGACATCGACTCCATCCAGTTGATCAGCATGGTGAAGACCATGCGGGACGAGGGCAAGTTCCTGAACGGTGTCGAGATCGACGTTCCTCCAAAGGTATTTATCGGGGCTGCGGCCAACCCTTTCGGTGAGCCCTTCGAGTGGCGCGTGCACCGTCTGGCCAAGAAAATCGCGGCGGGTGCAGACTTCATTCAGACCCAGTGCATCTACAACATGGACAAGTTCAGGGAGTGGATTCGCCAGGCAAACGACATGGGATTGACGGAAAAGGTCTATATCCTGGCCGGCGTCACCCCGCTCAAGAGTGTAGGTATGGCAAAATACATGAAAACAAGCGTTCCCGGTCTGGACGTGCCCGACGAATACATAAAACGCCTTCAAGGGGTGGAGAAGAAGAAGGCCGCAGAAGAGGGTATCAAGATCGCCTGCGAACAGATAGAGCAGTTCAAGGATATGAAGGGAGTGGCCGGTGTGCACCTCATGGCGATTGAGTGGGAGCATAGGGTACCGGAGATCGCCGAGCGGGCCAAGGTGTTGCCCAGGCCCCAGGTGTAG
- a CDS encoding (Fe-S)-binding protein — protein sequence MAEQTKASVETGKIKAMLDRRKGKMKLLLSHCAHCSICAESCFLYTAHHGDPQYMPSYKAIFSLGRLYKKRGRVDRGFLEEIKGIVWRNCVLCRRCYCPIGIDIPSMIAFARSICRSQGVYPDFEEPEHRESWL from the coding sequence ATGGCTGAGCAAACAAAGGCATCCGTAGAAACCGGGAAGATCAAAGCGATGCTCGATCGCAGAAAGGGGAAGATGAAGCTTCTCCTTTCTCACTGTGCCCACTGCAGTATCTGTGCAGAGAGCTGTTTTCTCTACACGGCCCATCACGGTGATCCCCAGTACATGCCGTCCTACAAGGCGATTTTCTCGCTGGGAAGGCTATACAAGAAGAGGGGGAGAGTCGACAGGGGATTTCTGGAGGAGATAAAGGGGATCGTGTGGAGAAACTGCGTTCTCTGCCGCCGTTGCTACTGCCCCATCGGCATCGATATCCCAAGCATGATCGCCTTTGCTCGTTCCATCTGCCGATCCCAGGGGGTGTACCCGGATTTTGAGGAACCGGAGCACAGGGAAAGCTGGCTCTGA